The Vigna angularis cultivar LongXiaoDou No.4 chromosome 6, ASM1680809v1, whole genome shotgun sequence genome contains the following window.
CAAAAAGGAGTCACGTCAGTAAAAGGGAATATGTCCTTCTTTTGATCCGGGAAGAGTAATTAAGAGAATAAaggtgaaaaaaattaaataaaacgagaaaaagaagtaagaaattaattaaatattaatcgTTTAGTACAGGATAAATgggaaaatataaagaaaatacttttaaattatgtaatgtatttgatttaaaaaagtTACGCATAAGATATAGTACAACAGTGTTAATCCTTGTTTTtagttcttcaagaaaaaaaaatagttatattgaTTTTCTCTTCTACTCCTCTTTCATCCTACCGATTAATGGTAGTAGAAGAAATATgatgaacaaaaaaatattataaaagtttatcattataatagaaaggtgaaaaatagaaataacaaaaaatataaataaaatagaaaattaatcaTTTACGTCATAagtagttttttattatatttttaaacaaataaaaggaGAAGAATTTACCGGAAacattttagattattttttttaaaagttgaaaaacacacaaaaagGACGATTTTCCTATATAgttgaaaaatgtcattttttaacTATCAAAACTTGCTAGAAAATGTTAAAACTAGCTATATCAAGAAGTTTTCAACGATTTAAATTATCACATCAAAAAGTTTGTTTTCACTCCTCTcaacattgaaataaaaatggtttctcgtttttcttttcttttaaagtacTTTTTGTCCTTCTTCAAGCTTCCAAATTCTTATCTTACCTTCATTTTTCTCACATCTCTTTTTCTAGAATTATCATTGTTTAGATTGAATAATATGTGATGTTCAAGAATGAgttaatttaacataattaaatttttgaagattaaaaaaattaatcggATTCATAATTGTTAGAGTTGATTACATGGGTTATTtcacttaaattttaaacaaaatatttttttaatattataaaaatgaaacattTACATTTACACAAcgttatgtttttataattattttgaatatagttatcaaattattaaaggataataataaagtaattttttaaaaatagactTGTAAAGATTTGTGCTAGGTGTATAATATAACAAACAAATTATaagttgatttatttttatttaaatataaattatataatgatGTATTTATATGAGTAGTGAAGTAAGTAAAAACTCCTTGGGTTGGTTCTGGAGTTTTAGTTGgtccaaaacataaaatatctCAAATATATAGGAATTAAAACACTTGAATAAAAATGACTAATTTCCTCACGTTTTAAGTTCCCTACACAGTGTGGTTATTTGGTATGCACACAAAAGTTCACACGGCCGTTAGAACGCTACCTACTTAAAACGGTGCGCACTACCTAATTTCATCTTATCGTTGTAAATCGTCAAACCTAATTTTAAGAGATCAGCTAGCATAGTGATAACCTTTTTGTGttcatgaattaaaatattgacATTGGTAAGTGAAATTTATTTCAGTAAATGGTTTCAAAATAGTAACAAATATATAGAATTATTTATTACTCAAAGAATTgtattacttttcattttttaacctTTAATATACCACATTATGATCGGTAATAAgcttttaatttaatcttaattaatgAGCATTGTTAATGTGCTAAATTAAATTGGTGTAAGTGACGGTATGCTTAATCTTGTTGTGGTGGTTAGGTACCGGAGAGTGTATAAAAGATGGTGGTAGGAAGTAAGTGATCACatgcataaatatatattcaactaTGGATGCAAATACCAACAACAACTAGTCCACTTATGCTAAAGTTAGGTATTTCTTTTTCgataactaaaataattgtaatttgtCTATACAAtaggaaaattttatttatttttaaatatttctaaaaaccaaaaaatagattataatgatgaagaaaaaaattacttaattttttaatttttatttatagatgagGTACCTCATCTAATTacttaaaactttaattaaatttcaagcACTTAATCAATTTGAATATTTCCAATTGACtttcaattaaatttgttttgacttaagatgtttatattttttaactgagttatttttgtttaagttaTTTATTAGGTGGgtaatatagttattattttacttcCTCATTTTGCTTACTTggttttatacattaaaaaaaatatgaggtTCTGATATTAATTTAAAGTGGTATTACATTTAATGTATAACTATAATTAagttacttaattatttattaaaaatatattggatataaaaaaaatgatcattGATGTTTTTTAATGGTGATGACTACtgttttttaactattttaaaattttcaactctaaatcttaaattctaaataatatttagaaaGTTACCATGCCTATTTCCTTATTCAATGTATctcaaaattaaacaataaaaagtaaCTTATTGCTTTACTTTAAAGGAAATACCAATACGACTtcactttttttaatacattgAAACAAGTAGGCAAATAACAGTGTGaatgaagaaattaaaaaattaaaaatttaagtaaaaaatattaaaaaaaaattgagtactcaatataataaaatttaacaatcTATTAAAAATACCCAAATTTAAGACagatttaaaacttaattatactttatatttatcTCCCTTATGATGGGATAAactagaaatttatatttattgatatatttgtaAAAGCTTAGTCACTAAactatatattttctaaaatgaaaaatacaaaaattcaaattaatttctacattattttcataaattatggcaattttattaattaacatcCTTTTACAATAATATCTTTAGTATATTCTTTACACATTTTTTAAGTAATGATAATCCATTCATATTAGGTAAAGAACCTAACCCTTCACTCTtgtgatttattattttgattaatagtgaaatacaaataaaacaaaaggttGCAAACTTAGATTAGACATTAAAGGTGTGTTGTTTAGAGATGTAAGAGATATAGAAATGGcaacaattataatataaaaatattttatataaattagaaaataaagttaacacaaaaattaaacttttattaattgCATTTATTAAGAATTTATGATAAGTTCAAAGGCttattagaaatgaaaaagataaataatatataagtgtaAACTCATTTTatgtcaattaaaaaataagtttttatatgAATCCCGTAAAAGAGAATATTCTACTATTTTCTTATGTCCTCTCTCtattataaatactaaaacgtggtatttttcttttgtttgtgtaATTGGTGTGTCTATTTGCAATGTAAATAACTTTTACTCCTCCCATCACACATTATAAATACcaaatttattgattaaataaGTTTTCAAAAGTCATGCTTTAATATTAATTGATGTATCATGTGTTAGACCGAATGCTTATcatttgatcaattgaacagTCAATTAACaccaaataataattaacttaaagTAAAGTAGGATTATTAACAATTGAGTCGTGATTAGGCTATTATTAATTCAAGATTTactctaaaaattataaatccaagtttaaaataaagagataaatgattgtattttattgtgcACTAATTGGTATAACAGCCAAACGAACTTTGATATATAATTAGACCGAACAgaataaaagatgaaagaagACAGAGACAAGAACTTGGACACACACAACTTATAAGACTTATAGCCTCAAtcccaaacaaataataatgtaatttttatatcaGAATAAcatgtaaattaaatattttttttaatcttgtaGTAGTTATTATTCATAGTTCCAGTATTTtactttgaaataaataaagggGTAAGTTGTtttctaaaaatactttttcccttttcttcaaGGGGAGGGAGGGTTGTTACAAAGGTATCTAAGAGACTAAAGACACTTCATGTGGGGAACCTGGAGTTGATAAATTACAGAATGTAGACAAAAAGAACTAGTTTCCTCCAAAAGACTTCGAACCACTTTCGGTATGTTCggctttatttatttatggaaaTATGTGTACTTTTTTAAATGACCAAGTACCAAAATAAGATAAGTGAAATACGTATTTTGAGTCAACATTCTCAGAATtactaaaattgttttattaataagaCCATCATGTTAGGACTTAGGACTTCACCAACGCCCCCAAATGATAGCTTTAATTTATGCACagtaatatatattacattaaatgcTGATAATTTCTTACCTTAAAAAATGTATTCCGTTCTCAGAACaagatataaattaatattatgtagtgagtataaaaataaaatatttatgtatgcTTATATTAAACCGATATTATGTCAAAATAGTTCATTCATTGTTTAATTCTTTTCCTGGAAAAAGATTAAAGTAGACCtataattataaactataaagCATATCACTTTTCTGGTTATGTTGTTATGGACTTATGAGCATCCTATGTTGCTTAGTGGTTGATTAAGCTTGCAACTTTTGTTTCATCACATATTTTAGCTGTTAATTGGTCAGGTTTTCGAGTTAATCTGTACTAAAATTTTTGAAAGTTCTCTCTGGCACAGAAGTTCACAATGGATGAAAGAAAATCGAAGCCGACGAATGAATACATAGGAGAATTGAATGTGTTTGATCGCATTGTAAGCAAACCCTAGTGTGTACTGCTGAAAACATGTAGAAAGTTTATTAATTGCAGCAAAAGCATCTTTGATAATTAAAGAAAGACATGAATGAAAACATTCACATACATTATAATCTCTTTGATGAACCTAAAAATCACATCTATTCAAAGGTGGTCCTTGattagagaaaaagaaggttTGACAATTGAAGCATTAGTGAAGAGTCTATATcgttaaaaaaaaggaaaaatccaTCCATGACCACACCACATACTCATTATTCCACCacataaaattaatcaaaagcAGACAAAAAGAAATCAACTTGGAATTAATAGGAAAGGAAAAGGAATTTGTAGACATTAAAAAATTAGAGGGAGTCCTAAAGGTTAAAACATCATTAAAGAAGAGGAATTGCAAGTATAGTCAAATTTGACACATTTTcttctaaaactttttttttttcctttttcatcgTTGATAAAGTAACAAGCTAGCAGATAAAGCCACCCCACAACAGAACTAACATTCTTTCTTGCACTAAAGCGCAGCTGCAGACAAACAAGGTgaactctttctctctctcataatcttcgttgcttttctttgtcttttctcTCTGAAGTATTCATGGCTACCGTTCACTCTGCAAACACGGTGGTTGGTTTTTTCTCTTGTCTTTTCCTTAATGCACGACTTTGAGCTGTTCATTTCGAGGTTTAGTTTGCTTAAAAGCTGACACGAACATGAGGTCTACTAGACCTAATATTTGTTTGAatctttgttttgaatttgttgcTATATCTGGGAGATGGTATTCATGACATAAGATGCAAAATCCACCGTGTACTATTGATCTCCTACGTTCTCCTTTTCTACCAAAAAAGGTTACGATCGGATCCAAAACATGAAAAGCGCTGCCACTGCTTTAACTTTTGCCCTTCTTTACCTTCTTCCTCGTGTGATAATTATTGTCAAATACATAGCAGGGCTTAAAAAGGATTactaatttgttattattattgattcgTTAAGTTTACTCATTCCTCTCTTGTTTTGACTGCCTTAATAATTATCTCTCCAATATGTTTTTCTGTAATGAAATTACGATGTCGTGCTCTTGAAATTCTTTTTGTCTGTATGAATTATTGTCGGATAAGAACATGCGTACTCATAACCTCTTTTGAGTTTGTTAGGAGGTTGAGCCAGTGAGGAGACATGGAAGAAATAGGTCCCAATTCATGCGCAAGGCCATCGTCAGAGAAGAAAGCAAAACCACAAGAGCAATTGAATTGTCCAAGGTGCAGTTCAACGAACACAAAGTTCTGCTATTACAACAATTACAGCCTCACACAGCCAAGATATTTCTGCAAGACATGTAGAAGGTATTGGACAGAAGGTGGTTCTCTCAGAAACGTCCCCGTTGGAGGTGGCTCCAGGAAGAACAAGAAGGCCACCTTATCAAAGGTTCCTGACTTGAATCCACCAGTCTCGGCTATTTCTtcccaaaaccctaaaatgcAAGGAGTCCATGATCTTAATTTGGCTTTTCCTGCAGCTATTGACAAGTATCATGGCATGTCCCCATATGCTGAGATGCCGAAACTTGAAATTGGTGGTGACAATACCAGTCACCACCATAGCCCTTCTTCTGCTCCAACTTCTCTTTCACCGACATATGGCATGTTGCCTAGGGGTTTGAATCCTTATGCTCCTAATTCCTTCATGCCAAACTCAGATTCACTTTACACACCGATCTATCCCATGCAAGAAATTAAACCAAACCTTAGCTTTTCAGTTGATGGGTTTGGAAATAGAGCACACGGGGTTCAAGAGAACGGTGGCGGCGGGAGGCTTTTGTTCCCTTTCGGAGACATCAAGCACCTTTCTGCAGGTGTTGAAGTTGAACACAATAAAGAACAAGGAAATAAT
Protein-coding sequences here:
- the LOC108341915 gene encoding dof zinc finger protein DOF2.5 codes for the protein MEEIGPNSCARPSSEKKAKPQEQLNCPRCSSTNTKFCYYNNYSLTQPRYFCKTCRRYWTEGGSLRNVPVGGGSRKNKKATLSKVPDLNPPVSAISSQNPKMQGVHDLNLAFPAAIDKYHGMSPYAEMPKLEIGGDNTSHHHSPSSAPTSLSPTYGMLPRGLNPYAPNSFMPNSDSLYTPIYPMQEIKPNLSFSVDGFGNRAHGVQENGGGGRLLFPFGDIKHLSAGVEVEHNKEQGNNPTGYWTGIIGDGSSW